A window from Osmia lignaria lignaria isolate PbOS001 chromosome 8, iyOsmLign1, whole genome shotgun sequence encodes these proteins:
- the LOC117606726 gene encoding dolichyl-diphosphooligosaccharide--protein glycosyltransferase subunit TUSC3-like, whose translation MDCKNFCIFLGLLLSLNYVCCQYRVKNTQGSSLSDRVQQLTELALTRPVIKFNGAKFKEYVKTMPRNYSVIVMFTAMAPQRQCQICRHANDEFVIVANSFRYLQAHSKKLFFASVDFDEGSDVFQMMRLNTAPVYMHFPPKGKPKPADTMDIQRVGFGAEAIAKWISERTDIQIRVFRPPNYSGTVAIVMLLILIGGFLYLRRNNLDFIYNKTVWGLGALFFTLTMISGQMWNHIRGPPFIHKSPSGNVAYIHASSQGQFILETYIVMVLYGAVVLGMILMIEAASRKDDVKKRRIFAIIGAGLVAIFFSLLLSIFRNKAQGYPYSLLFK comes from the exons ATGGATTGTAAAaacttttgtatatttttaggACTTCTTTTAAGTTTAAATTATGTTTGTTGTCAGTATAGGGTTAAAAAC ACCCAGGGTTCCTCCTTGTCGGATCGGGTGCAACAGTTAACAGAACTAGCTCTTACAAGACCTGTAATTAAGTTCAATGGTGCAAAATTCAAAGAGTATGTTAAAACCATGCCAAGAAACTATTCTGTCATTGTAATGTTTACTGCAATGGCACCACAGAGGCAGTGTCAAATATGCAG ACATGCAAATGATGAATTTGTCATAGTAGCAAATTCGTTCCGTTATCTACAAGCACattctaaaaaattattctttgcatCTGTGGATTTTGATGAAGGATCAGATGTATTTCAAATG ATGCGATTAAATACTGCACCAGTGTACATGCATTTCCCACCAAAAGGAAAACCAAAGCCTGCTGATACCATGGATATTCAGAGAGTAGGGTTTGGAGCAGAAGCAATTGCAAAATGGATATCTGAACGTACTGATATTCAG atTAGAGTGTTCAGACCTCCAAATTATTCTGGCACTGTAGCAATAGTAATGTTGCTAATACTCATTGGAGGATTTTTGTATCTCAGACGCAATAACTTGgactttatttataataaaacagtTTGGGGACTTGGAGCATTG TTCTTTACACTTACAATGATTTCTGGACAAATGTGGAATCACATCAGAGGACCTCCATTCATACATAAATCTCCTAGTGGAAATGTAGCTTACATACATGCTTCTTCTCAGGGCCAATTTATTTTGGAAACGTATATTGTGATGGTGTTGT aTGGAGCAGTGGTTTTAGGCATGATTTTAATGATCGAAGCTGCATCACGGAAGGATGATGTGAAAAAACGGCGGATATTTGCTATCATAGGTGCAGGCTTAGTTGCTATTTTCTTTAGTCTTTTGTTATCAATATTTAGGAACAAAGCTCAGGGTTATCCATACAG CTTGCTGTTCAAGTAG